The following DNA comes from Bacteroides sp..
CTTGAGCGAGAGATGAGAAGTGAGAGGAGAGAAGTGAGAGACTTTAGAGACTTATGAAACTTAAGAGAAAAGAAAGTCCACGAATCCACACAAATAAAAAAACACAAATTGACACAAAAAATCCCACAAACACCTGACGACCAACAATCAAAACCCCAAACTCAAAACCCCAAACTTTGAACCTTAAACCTTGAACCCTGCCTGCCGGCAGGCAGGCTTAAACCTTAAACCTTAAACTTTAAACCTATGAAACCAACTTTGCTTTTCGCCATGATCCTGGTGTGGACCACCGGCCTCATGGCCCAGGACCCGCAAATCTTGATTGCTCCTCCCATGATCGATTTTCAGGGTCGCCTGGCTGACCCGGAAGGCAATCCGGTAAACGCCAGCCTGGACATCACTTTTTCCTTATATGAGTCGGCAACGGGTGGTACCGCCTTTTGGTCTGAAACCCAAACCGTCCAGGTGACGGATGGATTATTCCAGGTCACCCTTGGATCAGTCGTTCAGCTCGCCGCTGATCTTTTCCAGGATGCAGACCGCTGGCTGGGCATCCAGGTGGGCACCGAGGCCGAGATGAGCCCGCGCACCAAATTCTCCAGTGTAGGATTTGCCTTTCAGGCCGAAGAGGTCAACCTGGTAACCAATGCCAGCCTTTCCGGCACTGGCTCTTCGCTTTGGCCCCTTCAAATTGCACAGCAGGGCGCATCTGCCGGACAGGTGCTAAAATGGAATGGATCTGAATGGTCTCCAGGAGAAGATTCAGAAGGAATGGCATTATGGCAGCAAAACGGAAATCATATCTATTTTAATTCGGGGAATGTGGGAATAGGCATTACAAATCCCCGCAGTAATTTTGAGATAGCATCCTCCGCCATCCCACAGATCCGGTTGAATAATACTTCAACAGAAGCCAGTAATGTTCAGAAAATAACCTTCTGGAAGGGATCAACCGAAAAATTTGCCATCGGTTATGACCTTTGGGGCACCGGGGAGGATCTGTTCACCCTTTACGATACACCCAACCTGGTTCCCGTTCTGAATATTCAGAACAGCAATGTGGGGATCGGGGCATTCCCTGAAAACTCAAAAGTCCACATTAAAGTCAACAGCAATGCTGATTATCCACACTTAATGCTTGAAGAGAGTGAAGGAGACTATGCCAGACTGACATTTAAAAACACAGCCATCCCAACAAAATACTTTACGTGGGCTGCATTGTGTTCAGACAATGACAATGATTCCAGAATGAACCTCTGGTATTATAATGGCTCTTCAGGCCAGGATATCTTCACCATTAGAGGAAATGGAACTGTTGGCATTGGAACAGACAACCCAGTTTACGATCTGGAAATAAATAAACCTTCAGGAAATTCCCATCTAATGGTAAAATCAGCAACCAATGGTGCATACCTGACTTTGGATATGGAGGGAAGCTATGCAAGCAATTATTCATTCATAAACTTTAAGAAAGGGGGTGAACAGAAGTTTACCGTAGGACTTGCATATGACGAGTTCAGAATCTTTAATAGCAATGCCAAAGGATTATTGATAAAATCAGATGGTGATCTCACTGTTCCTCCAGGAGGAAGATTGGGTATAGGTGTAAGTGACCCTGTTGGTCCATTTTGTGTTAATGGTGGTACTTCATCAACTTTTGCCCATTATTTCAATAGTAGTAGCGGACAGG
Coding sequences within:
- a CDS encoding tail fiber domain-containing protein; the encoded protein is MKPTLLFAMILVWTTGLMAQDPQILIAPPMIDFQGRLADPEGNPVNASLDITFSLYESATGGTAFWSETQTVQVTDGLFQVTLGSVVQLAADLFQDADRWLGIQVGTEAEMSPRTKFSSVGFAFQAEEVNLVTNASLSGTGSSLWPLQIAQQGASAGQVLKWNGSEWSPGEDSEGMALWQQNGNHIYFNSGNVGIGITNPRSNFEIASSAIPQIRLNNTSTEASNVQKITFWKGSTEKFAIGYDLWGTGEDLFTLYDTPNLVPVLNIQNSNVGIGAFPENSKVHIKVNSNADYPHLMLEESEGDYARLTFKNTAIPTKYFTWAALCSDNDNDSRMNLWYYNGSSGQDIFTIRGNGTVGIGTDNPVYDLEINKPSGNSHLMVKSATNGAYLTLDMEGSYASNYSFINFKKGGEQKFTVGLAYDEFRIFNSNAKGLLIKSDGDLTVPPGGRLGIGVSDPVGPFCVNGGTSSTFAHYFNSSSGQGGTDGLLIGLSGTMGWLYNYENGPLKFGTNDKTVMTLDENGRVGIGTSTPGSRLHVKQAGNGFQNGLRLERPDNTYWWSIQINSYNDLVFDYNGSNTRAWIEHATAEYHYVSDRNLKTDINPVHSALSKLMQLNPVTFRFKSNPDSEDVSYGLIAQEVKEIYPEFVSENNGNLGIAYHNFSVVNIKAIQEQQEEIAFMQKQIEELVKQNQELQEEILQLKTTVNARLERLESLSER